TAGCAATCTTCCTGTCACACAAATATGACCATGCATGCGTGAGATTTTGTAGTTTGATGTTTGAGCATACTTTTCTTTAGCCGTTTGCTTTTTATAAGGTTAGGTTATTTGACTAGTAAGTATCCTTGTAGTTATTTGAGTGGTAAGCTTTCTTGCCTTAGTTTGGAAACATCCTGAATCTTCCAATTTCTTCGTTGTGTATGGTAATTAAGATGTCAAGGTACACACGTACCTTGTAGTCACCCTATTACTTCCTTGTTTACTCAAGTTTTACGAGATTGATTTCTTGATACtgattgaaatttgaattttttaaactgctgctgctgctggtactCATTCTTATTAAGTTCAAAATGGTTCTTATAGGTTTCTTGCACATCGTGTGTGCTTGTGCTATATCTTAAGCTTTATCTTTCCATGTTTGACCTGACTCAGCCTGGGAGTTCTATTTCTCTGACAGATGAAGCAACTTGATGAGAATCTTCCCGCTAGCATTGGAGAGATCATTAACCTTAATGAAATTGATATCCTCAAACACGCTGATGCGGTCACATCTGAAGCACACAAAAAAAATCACAGACCTTCATCAGTTTCCGTAAAAACACAGGAAACGTCATTGGTAGTTTACCTACCACCCTTTTTTTAGTGTATTTTTATCCGTGTTTTCTTTTTCACTGAATAGTGGACCTTTATCCTCAAATCTTACCAAACAAATTGTAGCCTCCTGGAGCACCCGAGCCGGAAAAAGCAGACCTGTCAAAGGCTTACAAAAGCAAGGAGAAAACCAAGCAGGTCTGCTTTCATATGTGATTGTCATCTATGCTTTTTGTCTTGCCTGCTGTGTTGTTACGTTCTCATAAATtggaaggatgatatgattgacTACTCTGAATTTGAAAAATTGCCAGACTGATCAGGTTGGAAAGCAAAGCATGGAGATGTTGAAAATTAGAGCTGATCTCGAGGCAAAATACAAACAGAAGGGTATGATTACTGCACCAAAGCATGATCAAGCTCATAAACATCTAACTGCACGGGTTAATGGGTATAAATTTGACGAACTTGAGCCTAATTTTATACCTTTTCCAATGTCTAAGCTACTGAAAATAATAGACATGTAAACTGAGCAGGCAGCTTCAATCATTGGATGATTTTGACGACGAGGTTGTTGAGAAAGATGGACATGCAAGTAAACGCCAGACAAGTAAACTGTCAGAACTTGTTagagtgaaaaagaaaaaacccaaGGTATGAATTTGAAAGGTTTTACCCTGTGGATCTCAAACTTTAGTTTAGCAAGTTAAACCATGTGCTGTGATGTTGAGTCATCAAAGACGACCAACAAGGGTCATCATTAGTTGGTGAATCCTGTTTGTTGATAAATGATCTCTAAGCCACTCTATATAACTATTATTGTCGATCTGTATCAGCTTATTGAGTGTCTTTATTGAGTGTCTTTTATACGTATTATCATTTTTTACCTGATCTATAGGGCAAAAATCCTGACCCTGTTAGTACTATCTAGTCTAGGGTTTAGTCCTTCATTTCCATTACCAGCTTAACCCCAAAATGTATCCATTAAATGTTGATATCTAGGTTATATCTGGGGATGACGATTTGCCCAAGAGAGATGATATAGgtgaaagaagaaggaagaatgaACTCAGAGTTCTAGCAAAAGCTGGAGGTGGCTCTATCCATGATGACaatgatgaggatgaggatggtGATGTTAATGAAGGTAATCCAGGAGCTAGGAAGAGGCGCAGAGCTgacattgatgatgatgatgtaaaaGCAGAAGAGTCAGAAGACGAATTTTATAAGCAAGTGAAACAACAACGAGATGCAAAACTTTCAGCCAAAGCTCAGTTGTATTCAAGGTCAGGTTTATATAATGTTAGCAAATTTTTGTTTACCATATGCCAAGTTAGAACTCCAGAATCATGATTACTTCGTCAATACACAAAAGCTTGTGTGCATTTTTCGTAATTCAAATTATGTTGCGAGCTTAGTTTTGTGAAATTTTGACAAATCTAGATTTCTCAAACATCTGAAACTCTAATGGTTTGCTTATTCTGTTATGCAGAACTTCAGCACCACTGCCGCTGGCAGGAACAGAGGAAGTTGCAGATGGAAAACGGCATATTACTACTCAGGTCATTACAGTTTCCTTGTCACCCAAGGGaacttttatttctttcttgatcACTACCGTGAGCTTAGTTTCTTACGCATATATGCATTTCTAATAACTACAGATGGAGAAGAATAGAGGTCTGACTCGCCCTCGAAACAAGAGCAAGAAGAATCCCAGGACAAATTACAAGGTAATTTCATGGCAAGATATTTTAGGTTCTTGATGGATCAGAGCATAAATCTCTTGGCCGTAATCTAATAAcacttttttgtttgtttgcttcCCTTTTTGCAGAACAAGCACAATAAAGCAGTAATGAAGCGAAAAGGACAAGTGCGAGATGTGAAGAAGCCAATGGGTCCTTATGGTGGAGAAGTATCCGGAATCAATGCTAAAATCAGCCGGAGTACAAGATTCAAGAGCTAAACCATCCTGTTTTCTACACGTGTCAGCAGTTGTCTGTATGTCTTCATGCTTTTACCAGTTGGTGAGAATGTTAGATGAATGCTCATCAAATATGGTCCGATTTTTGACCCAACACCTATAAAGTAGTCAGCATCAGTAGAGAGAAACGTGGTTTTAGGATTAGTAAGGGTCTCCTCCAGCCTTAAATCAACTGTATACCTacaattttgatttaattttttgtatCCCAGCCACAGTACAAGATTACTATCCTGGTTGAGTTTCTCTTTgattatctacacatgtttcgGTTCTGTATGCGCTCATGCTTATACCATATAGTGAGATAAATTATCTATTTTGGCCCAAGGTTTTACGCTCGGTCACCGCATAAACACATGAACTTTGTAGTACAGTTTGATATTTTTAGTAATTCATTACAAGACATAAGGTTAGAATTGTGGTTAGGATTTCTAAGAAAGGAAGCAAAGATTGGTAGGTACATCTTTAGTTTCAAAAGGACTTAAAAAGTAACCTCTTCAATTTCTTTCACTTGCCTTTCTTTTGGACATCAGGCGGAGAAAGTGTACAAACAAAAGGATGGATATGAATGCTATCCATGTAATGAACCAACCTTTAAGTACCTCAACAGGAGGAGCACCATGCTTAGATAGATGCCGTGCTGAAATGGATGACAAAGTGATGAAGTAGGTTGATGCTGTACATGTGAGTGCAACCCACATGATTGCTGTTAGAATCCAAATGGAAAATCTTTTCTTCAGGGGCAACCCACTTATAAGCAGTAAGATTATGCTCAAGGAAGCAAGAAACCCAGTTGTGTTACTGATCATGTACAGGAAGTGAATGTGTATGGCATTGTCAGCCAAAATAGAGGTTCCAGCTAAGTGCATAGGTTTTCCTGAATGATCCTTAAGCACAGAGTTATCTTGCCAGATACCACCCGGTGGGTTTAATCCAGCTTCAAATGCCATGGTTGCAATCAATGACGCTACCACCATCAGTACGTTGTGTTTCCTTGTCAGCCAATTATCATACTCGTTACAGTTCTCATTGCAACCACCCACACGTCTTAGCCTGGGATGCCCATGAGTAGGTGATACTGCTAGTTGTTGCTCTCTAGTTATTAAAGCACCTGAATTTCTAAGAAGATCTCCAATTTCTACATCATTTAAATCTCTTGCAGGGTTTTGCATTAAGATGTCCAGAGCTGTGAAACCATTGCTGTTTATGTTGTTTATTGCTCCAACGACTGCCATAATATTGTCCCTCTCTTGCTCGGGTAGATTGTCCCTCTTTCTCAGTAGATATCGTATCATCTGCATTTGTTTTTACATAACCATGTTTAGGCAAGGGTCTCATGAGTCATAACGATATTGGCCAACAATAAGTACAACAAAATTGCAAAGAGAAAAGCGGATAAATGACTTCTATCGTTATAAAAACTGTTTCAAAAAGCTTTTTTTTGCGACTTCGCAAGCTAATTTTGCTCCAAAGCAACATATATGCGATTAATTCCTCACCTCGGTTTGTTTCATGGCTACAGCCAGATGCAAGATAGTGTTCCCTTCATCGTTTGATGAGTTAACTGACACAAATTCTGGATTATCATCGTTATCAGCCCGCAGAAACAGCGGCACTAATAGCCTTAAGGCCTCCAGACGGTTATATTTCACACACAAGTGTAACAAAGTTTCTTTTCGACTTGTCAACACCCGGATCGATTCAGTGCAAGTATCAATCAATAACTGCATGATTTCTACTCGGCCTTTCATAGTTGCAACTTGTATAGGAATATTTCCGTTTCGATCAATAGCCTTGCAAGCATCTGCAGTAACCTTTAAGAGCACATTCACCATCTCAGCATTGTTTCCTGCCGAAGCCAAGTGAAGCAGAGTGGAAGATTGGGCTAAGTCGGTCTCGGAAGCTAGTTCCGGTTTAATACTCAAAACTCTGGCCACAAAATCTACATGACCACACATGACTGCTACATGTattggattttcatgaaaatcagtGATTAATCGAGTGAGAATAACTGGATCTTCTTCAAGTAATGCCATTAAAGCATCCACATCTCCTCTCACGGCTATTTCGTAAAGCTTTGTACACATCTCTATCTCTATCACCTTCCCTAGTTAACCTGGCTCTTCCTGGAATGCAAGAATGAAATTATCTGCATAACAGAAACCATTTTATAGAAAAGTCTTGTTAGATAAGTGTTTTAAGGTTAATTTCTTAAAATAAGGATTCGTTGAAGAAGCAATTCTAGTAACAAATAAATGGAGTCCAGTTAAACACATTAATGATGTTAACAGTTTTTCGAATAATCTGAGAATTTTTCTGACTGACTCAAATGAAGATGATAAGAATACTTGATTTATTCCAATGTCAACACCCCCATATAAATGCCACAGTATGTCATGCTTGCACGTATagttatttttttatgttgttgaATT
This DNA window, taken from Papaver somniferum cultivar HN1 chromosome 3, ASM357369v1, whole genome shotgun sequence, encodes the following:
- the LOC113357356 gene encoding ankyrin repeat-containing protein BDA1-like encodes the protein MCTKLYEIAVRGDVDALMALLEEDPVILTRLITDFHENPIHVAVMCGHVDFVARVLSIKPELASETDLAQSSTLLHLASAGNNAEMVNVLLKVTADACKAIDRNGNIPIQVATMKGRVEIMQLLIDTCTESIRVLTSRKETLLHLCVKYNRLEALRLLVPLFLRADNDDNPEFVSVNSSNDEGNTILHLAVAMKQTEMIRYLLRKRDNLPEQERDNIMAVVGAINNINSNGFTALDILMQNPARDLNDVEIGDLLRNSGALITREQQLAVSPTHGHPRLRRVGGCNENCNEYDNWLTRKHNVLMVVASLIATMAFEAGLNPPGGIWQDNSVLKDHSGKPMHLAGTSILADNAIHIHFLYMISNTTGFLASLSIILLLISGLPLKKRFSIWILTAIMWVALTCTASTYFITLSSISARHLSKHGAPPVEVLKGWFITWIAFISILLFVHFLRLMSKRKASERN
- the LOC113357355 gene encoding something about silencing protein 10-like, with product MAKGGNRQKKFKENPKKKTEDEYISDEDVGNDDHDDEIDAFHKQRDVIPLDVNDDMADSDDEDIANPVMDLEGLDDEDEDEDDYEDEPKLRGIGAKIERSLKYMQEKFPIVDDESDEEEEEKELPFGNRRHKVDEFSDDEEGGVEEEKEVLILEQKKAKTLKEADFMPDDIDEDENNSDVEPTLEEISVKGKVSSKFHAHLETQDGKDIAYEEIKKDHGALTREEQMDVVYSSAPEIVGLLSELNSAYDELEGKVNPLLNKVDIKENTTKGGMHYLEVKRLLLLSYSQAITFYLLLKSEGHSVREHPVLARIVEMKNLVDKMKQLDENLPASIGEIINLNEIDILKHADAVTSEAHKKNHRPSSVSVKTQETSLPPGAPEPEKADLSKAYKSKEKTKQTDQVGKQSMEMLKIRADLEAKYKQKGMITAPKHDQAHKHLTARVNGQLQSLDDFDDEVVEKDGHASKRQTSKLSELVRVKKKKPKVISGDDDLPKRDDIGERRRKNELRVLAKAGGGSIHDDNDEDEDGDVNEGNPGARKRRRADIDDDDVKAEESEDEFYKQVKQQRDAKLSAKAQLYSRTSAPLPLAGTEEVADGKRHITTQMEKNRGLTRPRNKSKKNPRTNYKNKHNKAVMKRKGQVRDVKKPMGPYGGEVSGINAKISRSTRFKS